ATCGCGGCATGAATATCGATCGGAAAAATTACAATGCAAAGCATCAAAGAAGATTTTCCTTGTTAAAAGAATTGGAAAATCATTCCCTTTTGAGGAAATCATTACTAATTTTCCAGCTAGTGCGCCCTCCATAACTCCTCGACCTGCTGCTACAACTATATCTGATTCTATAATATGACGGCTAGCTCTAGTAGTTATCTCATCAGATTTATATAGCCTGCCTAAACCTTTAATACTAGCTTCCAACTCTAAGGTTAATTCTTTATTTTCAGGCGACCCTACTATTGCCAAGAAAACATCAAATCCTGAGGATTTTAAATCCTGTGCCAAAGCTATTGTTTGATACAAGCTTTCTTTATATTTATCACACAATCGAGCAATGCGGAGTATGTTTAATTTTCCTTGTGGATATAAGCTAAGATCTTGCGGCTTTGGTTTATCACAAAAGCTAGTAGCTACTCTATTAGGTATCATTTCTAAGTAGCGATGATTAAGTGGCCCACCAATCTCTTTATAGAATTTCAGATCTTCTCCATGAAAAACAACGTCTGGATGCAATGCAGGAGTATAACCACTTCTTACTGCACCACCACATTTCGTGAAGAAAAGAGGCACTTTTTTTTCTATTCCTGCCAGTCTAGCAAACAAAAAAGCATTCGAGTCGAAAGCATTAACTACACAATTATTCTTATTAAAAATAGTTTTCATCAAAGCTACTGTAGCAGAAATATCTAATAAATTTTTATAAGGAATAAAACGAACTTTATTAGAAATGTTTTCAAATGCAATAGGAACTTCATGCCCTATACAAACAACTTCCACATGAAACTGTTTTGAAAAAAAGGAATAATGATCTAAAACGGTATAGTAATGTCCTCCCCTTCCGGTGTTTAAACCTTTAATATTGCTAACAAAAAGATAAACTTTATTTTTCAAAATTTAGCCTTATTTTTATCTATTTGATCAGCGGCACAAATACACCCATGCTCATCGACATACTTGACTTCAGCATTTAATTGGCACCCGAGCTCTGAAAAAGCTCTTTCCTTAATTAGTTCTATTAAAAAAATAACATCTGAAGACGTAGCACCTTCTATATTAGTAATAAAATTAGCATGCTCTTCAGATATTTTTGCCCCTCCCCGTGCATACCCCTTTAAACCAAGATCTTCTATAATTTTTCCAGGTGGTCCATATAAGCTATATGCTGAAGGATCGCTTTTGAATACAGAACCACAATTAGGAATTTTTCGTGGGAATTTTTTTTTGCGTGAAGAAAGTATACTTAACATTTCTTTACGTACCAATGACGAAGAATCAGCATCTTCAAAATTCAGCACAACCTCAGATATAATTTCGTCTCGACATTGATATATCGAACTTCTGTAAGCAAATAAACAGTCGACTCTGTTACGAGTAACATAACCTCCTTTAGAATCGATACTAACTACTTTTGAGACTGAGCTGCCAATGCCTTTGCGCTGACTGCCTCCATTCATGTACACCAAGCCTCCAAGAGTGCCTGGTACCCCACATATATGCTCAGCTCCGACAAGCTTTGCTTTCTGTACTTCTCTTGCTAACTTAGGCACCCAAGCTCCCGCCTGAGCGGTGACTATATTACTATCTATATTAATTTTATTCATTTCGTATCCAAGTTGAATACATGGAACAAGTAAACCTTTATCCGAGAACAAAAGGTTACTTGTCATTCCAATCACTACATGAGCAATGTTATTTTTATAAAAATATTCTCTAAGCTTTCTAATTTGTTCAGGTGATTGAGGCCGCACGATTACATCAGCCAGGCCCCCTATGTTCCAACGACTTATTTTTGCCAAAGATAAATTAACAAAAACTCCACTGGGAACTATTTTTTTCAAATCATAAATTAAAGCTTTAGTTACAACCGATTGCATATTATGGCTGCCAGTCACAGTAAACACCTAATTCAGCTAGTTTTTCAGGCAAATTATTATAACCTCGTAAGGCCAACTCAACTCCACTGATATGACTTTCTCCTTCAGCACATAACGCAGCCATGATTAGCGCCATACTCCCGCGCAAGTCTGTAGACGTGACATTCGCCCCTTTAAGCAAATGATTGCCTCGAACAGTTATCCGTCCATGCTCAACATCAATACTACCTTTCGAGAATTTCTCAAGTTGCTTAGCATAGGCTACGCGCTCAGGATAGCGATAATCAAAAATAACCGAACGACCATTTGCAAACATTGCTAGAAAAGTATAAAAAGGTTGCATATCCGAAATAACTCCTGGATGTGTTCCACAGGCTAACTCAAACGGTTGGATCCCATGTGCCCCAAGACAATCCGGCGACACCATAATGTTATTATTATTGTGGAAAAGATCCAGACCAGCTTCTCGTAAATGAATGAGTGGTACTTCCATAGTTTCGAATGGAACGTTTTGGATTAATAGATTACTCCCAGTAACTGCCCCCATTATGACCCATGTAAGCGCTTCTATTCTGTCTGCCATAATTGAGAATGAGGCGCCGCGAAGCAGGTCTCCAGCTCCCTGTACGCGAATAAGGCTACTACCTTCTAGTTCTATTTGAGCGCCCATCTCACGTAAAAAATCAATTAGATCTGTAACTTCAGGGGTAACATAAGCATTTCGAATTAAAGTTTCCCCTTGTGCTACAGATGCACACATTAATGCATTTTCTGTACCCCCAACTGTTGACATTGGGAAGTCAATGATGCCGCCAACAAGTTTACCACTTAACTCAATATAATCCGCTTTCTCTATAACTTGGCAGCCTAATTTTTGCCAAACAAGAATATGTAGGTCATAACCTCTAGTACCAATCTTACACCCGCCTGGATATGGTATTCTTGCATAGGAGTTTCTAGCTAAAACACCCGCAGCTAAAAGATAAGTAGTTCGAATCGGCAAATCATAATTTGATATTTCATCATATGAAAGTGAAGGGGTATAAATTTCTATCTCTGAAGTCGTATGGTTTTCATTACATATAGCTCCTAAATTTCTTATAAAATCTATTTTTGCTTTTGCATCCTCTAAAGCTAAAGGGAAATTACGCAAATTCACTTTACCTGCAGAAAGCAATGCCGCGGCAAGAACACGAGTTGCACTGTTTTTGGCACCACTTACTAATACGGTGCCGT
This DNA window, taken from Vreelandella profundi, encodes the following:
- a CDS encoding UDP-N-acetylglucosamine 1-carboxyvinyltransferase; this encodes MDLIVKGPQQLNGTVLVSGAKNSATRVLAAALLSAGKVNLRNFPLALEDAKAKIDFIRNLGAICNENHTTSEIEIYTPSLSYDEISNYDLPIRTTYLLAAGVLARNSYARIPYPGGCKIGTRGYDLHILVWQKLGCQVIEKADYIELSGKLVGGIIDFPMSTVGGTENALMCASVAQGETLIRNAYVTPEVTDLIDFLREMGAQIELEGSSLIRVQGAGDLLRGASFSIMADRIEALTWVIMGAVTGSNLLIQNVPFETMEVPLIHLREAGLDLFHNNNNIMVSPDCLGAHGIQPFELACGTHPGVISDMQPFYTFLAMFANGRSVIFDYRYPERVAYAKQLEKFSKGSIDVEHGRITVRGNHLLKGANVTSTDLRGSMALIMAALCAEGESHISGVELALRGYNNLPEKLAELGVYCDWQP
- the murB gene encoding UDP-N-acetylmuramate dehydrogenase; its protein translation is MTGSHNMQSVVTKALIYDLKKIVPSGVFVNLSLAKISRWNIGGLADVIVRPQSPEQIRKLREYFYKNNIAHVVIGMTSNLLFSDKGLLVPCIQLGYEMNKINIDSNIVTAQAGAWVPKLAREVQKAKLVGAEHICGVPGTLGGLVYMNGGSQRKGIGSSVSKVVSIDSKGGYVTRNRVDCLFAYRSSIYQCRDEIISEVVLNFEDADSSSLVRKEMLSILSSRKKKFPRKIPNCGSVFKSDPSAYSLYGPPGKIIEDLGLKGYARGGAKISEEHANFITNIEGATSSDVIFLIELIKERAFSELGCQLNAEVKYVDEHGCICAADQIDKNKAKF